The bacterium sequence ACGCTCTTGATCAATTCCATAAACAGCGGCCGCGCGTTGACCAGCTATTTTGGCCATTCCGGTCTGAATGTCTGGACATTCGAAAACCTATTCACAGCCAACGATGCGGCGAATCTCACAAACGCTGGTAAACCCACGGTTGTAACGCAATACGGTTGTTGGAATACCTATTTTGTGTCACCACAGTACAACACTTTAGGACATAAATTGCTTTTGAGCGGGGATCGGGGTGCAGCCTCAGTTCTCGGCGCCGCAACACTAACGGAAGGCCAGTCGGAAAGAATGCTCGGACAGCGGTTCTTTAGCAGGCTTTTTCAGCCAGGTCAAACGATCGGATCCGCTCTGCAGGGAGCCAAAGCAGACCTGGGTAGTACGCATCCTGACTTACTCGACGTACTTTTGGGTTGGACACTTCTTGGGGATCCCACAATGGTGGTCGAACCTTAGTCATTCGGGAGGTAAGTTAAGTTTGAGTGCTTTTGTGGTTGCGCATCGGCCAGATGCGGCTCCTGCAACGGGTGTCTTTGAGAACATGATGCGCGAGCTGCGGCACTGTGGTCCGGATGGAAGCCGGACAATTGAGTTCCCTACTACAACAATTGGTCACTTACATTTCCGGACTACTCCCGAAGAGGTCGAGGAGAAGCAACCTGTTGAGGACCGAACTGGACGCTTCTTTATTCTGTTCGATGGTCGACTCGACAACCGAAAAGACCTTCTTCTCGACCTGAATGAAACTTGTCCTGATGTATCGGACGCCATGCTTCTGCTTCAGGTCTATCTGAAGTGGGAATCCTCTTGTTTTGAAAAAATTTGTTGGTCCATTCGCCGTTGTCATTTACGATCGCAAAAAGGATTCAATTGTTGCGGTACGAGATCCGCTTGGAGATCGAACATTGTTCTACTCGCATCAAAAAAATGCGCTCCTGATCGCATCGGAAGAACGCGCTCTTCTTCAGGATCCTGATGTCAACGATCAATTGGATGAAACACGCATTGCCACCTATTTTGCCTTTGAACCTCCTCCGTTTGATGGATCTACATTTTTTAAGGACATAAAAGAGCTGCTACCAGGCCATCTTATTTCGTTTGAAAACGGTCATCTCCGTGTCCGGCAATACTTCAATTATGAATTCGCTTATGATTCAAAACTCCAATCCGATGAAGAGTACGCTGAACAGTACAGGGACCTTTTTCAACAAAGTGTGCAATCACGCTTGCGATGCATTGGCCGGCCGGCCGTGATGATGAGTGGTGGGCTGGATTCCACTTCTGTTGCAGCTGTTGCCGCGCGAAATATGAATGACAGGTTGAAAGCAGTTTCGTGGAGATTCAAGGAACTCGCGTCCTGTGATGAAGGAGTGTTCATCAACAAAATGATTGAAAAGTATGAGATTGATCCATTTCAGTTTTGCGCTGATAACGAATGGCCGCTGCGTAATTACGAAAATTGGCCGATCAATCCAAGTACGCCTGTAAGTAATTCATTTCGCATGTTAAAGGAGCGGGCATTCCGGACCGCATCTGAATCCGGAAGCCGGATCGTCCTGGTTGGAACGGCAAGCGACAAACTTTACTCAGGAACCAAGTACTGGCTGACCGACTTGCTCCATTACGGCAATTTCAGACAGGCCATTCGTGACACGGTCTGGCATGTTACACGTAAGGGAATCAGAAATTTTTTCCAATCTACTGCCTTTAAAGGTAGCTTAATCCTCAAACGCTTTTCGCCGAATTGGAAACCGCCAGCACCCGATTGGTTGACCGACTATGCGCGGAATCTTTTACCTGAGCGCGTGAATTGGCCTGTACAAAACAAGGATCCGATCTTTAGATCAAGACATAACCATATTCTTGGTCTATTCACCGCGCATAATTTCTCCGTCGAAATTCCTCATGCATCACGATGCGGCGTTGATGTACGGGATCCATATAGGGACCGCAGGCTTGTGGACTTCATGTTAAGCATTCCCCTGAACCAGCTTTACAGAAGAGGCGTTTACAAATTAGTTTTGCCTAACGCAATGTTGAACATTCTTCCGGAAGAAATCCGCACGCGGACAACGAATATTTCGCTAAAGCCGTTGCATTCTCTCGGATTTAGAAAAGAATCTGAACGGATTCGAAGGTTGTTGACAAGAACGGATCGTGTATGGCCAAAATACGTAAGCTCTGACTGGCTCGAGCTGACGCCTATGCGTAACAGATCGTCTATGGGGAAAATGGTCGATTGGCTTTGCATTAGTTTCGATGAATGGATGCACCGCTTTGGCAGGACCATTATCTGCAACGAGGCTGCGTAAATGATGTACACTTAGAGGAGACCTAAAATAATGGATGTGAAAATGAAAGATCGTGAAGAAATCAATCAAAAAAATGAGGCGAAAAGGCGTCCATACAAGACCCCAAAACTGATCAAGTACGGTGATATTCGAAGCCTGACACTTGGAGGAACTCCGGGCTCCGGCGATTCTGGTCCTGGCGGTGGTCAGGAAGAGCTCGTGGGGTCGCCTGTCGAACAGGAAGAATCCCCCAGCCTCAATGAATGATCAGGCTCCGTCTTTCTAATACTCCAGAAAACGGCTGCAAGAGCTGGGTATTAAACCTGATGCTCCGGTGATCGGCTCCGCGGGTGACCTGAGATTCATCAAAGGACACCATCTCATCATCAAAGCCGCTCCGTTGATTCTTCAAGAATTTCCCGATGCAGTTTTTGTTTTCGTTGGCGCTGATTTCACGAACGGCGAATTACGGAGGCATGCGAACGAGACCGGATTCAGCGATCACTTTCGTTTTGCTGGTTTTCGGTTTGACGCAGTTCGGTTTATGAGCGCAATAGATGTCCTGGTGCAGCCATCCCTTTCAGAAGGCCTGCCCCGGGCGATATTGGAAGCTATGTCCTTGAGCAAACCTGTAATTGGTTCAGGCGTAGGAGGGATACCGGAGATCATCCAGGATGAGGTAAATGGATACCTCGTATCTCCGAATGACGCTCAAGCTCTTGCGGAAGGGACGTGCAAAGTTCTTTCGAATCCCTCGCTCAGGATGAAATTGGGAAAGCAGGCATATGAAATGGTAAAGGAAAAGTTTTCTGTCGAAAGGATGATCCAGGACTTCGAAAGTCTCTATGAATCACTTGCGCACATCGAACATGGAAATATATCTTGAGCCGACATCTTCATGATCGTTCAGGACATGACCGGATACTTCCA is a genomic window containing:
- a CDS encoding C25 family cysteine peptidase, with the translated sequence TLLINSINSGRALTSYFGHSGLNVWTFENLFTANDAANLTNAGKPTVVTQYGCWNTYFVSPQYNTLGHKLLLSGDRGAASVLGAATLTEGQSERMLGQRFFSRLFQPGQTIGSALQGAKADLGSTHPDLLDVLLGWTLLGDPTMVVEP
- a CDS encoding asparagine synthase-related protein, with the protein product MKKFVGPFAVVIYDRKKDSIVAVRDPLGDRTLFYSHQKNALLIASEERALLQDPDVNDQLDETRIATYFAFEPPPFDGSTFFKDIKELLPGHLISFENGHLRVRQYFNYEFAYDSKLQSDEEYAEQYRDLFQQSVQSRLRCIGRPAVMMSGGLDSTSVAAVAARNMNDRLKAVSWRFKELASCDEGVFINKMIEKYEIDPFQFCADNEWPLRNYENWPINPSTPVSNSFRMLKERAFRTASESGSRIVLVGTASDKLYSGTKYWLTDLLHYGNFRQAIRDTVWHVTRKGIRNFFQSTAFKGSLILKRFSPNWKPPAPDWLTDYARNLLPERVNWPVQNKDPIFRSRHNHILGLFTAHNFSVEIPHASRCGVDVRDPYRDRRLVDFMLSIPLNQLYRRGVYKLVLPNAMLNILPEEIRTRTTNISLKPLHSLGFRKESERIRRLLTRTDRVWPKYVSSDWLELTPMRNRSSMGKMVDWLCISFDEWMHRFGRTIICNEAA
- a CDS encoding lasso RiPP family leader peptide-containing protein, whose amino-acid sequence is MKDREEINQKNEAKRRPYKTPKLIKYGDIRSLTLGGTPGSGDSGPGGGQEELVGSPVEQEESPSLNE
- a CDS encoding glycosyltransferase family 4 protein; this encodes MIGSAGDLRFIKGHHLIIKAAPLILQEFPDAVFVFVGADFTNGELRRHANETGFSDHFRFAGFRFDAVRFMSAIDVLVQPSLSEGLPRAILEAMSLSKPVIGSGVGGIPEIIQDEVNGYLVSPNDAQALAEGTCKVLSNPSLRMKLGKQAYEMVKEKFSVERMIQDFESLYESLAHIEHGNIS